In the Theobroma cacao cultivar B97-61/B2 chromosome 1, Criollo_cocoa_genome_V2, whole genome shotgun sequence genome, one interval contains:
- the LOC18614604 gene encoding cation/H(+) antiporter 2 isoform X1 yields the protein MEATEQLMCRPVDAFNPLITTSFQVSCILVISHIFHLLLKPIGQPGPVAQLLAGVVVGPSFLSRIDRVEEFFIQASSAKYYQFFSFICRMLFMFSIGLEADMPYLKRNFRVVSIIAGGGSILACIFGGPLFWLLTKVFRVTTERFSFYLLILTVLANSASPIVFRLVAETKSDTADLGRLAIYSSLVNEMSCVVVVCTLKAFTSFSKFGGAILIALFTLVLIIVNKYLSYFFNRRNRNNRFVTNSEVFVIIFLLACLSLFVEWIGYTAITCCFLVGLMFPREGKTARTLLHKLTYAVNTFILPVYFGYTGFQFDLSTLNNKLVIALTVLMILVGAGTRIAGTFAACHYLKIPWNEALILAFLLNLKGNYDLILISTPPQPKMVWATDIHNFLLTVVVLDTLIIGPGVAILLNREESCAQYPTTLEILNPESELRMLACVYVPRHVSGHVSLISALGGSPNAPIKPYLVHLVELPKKRKSKLMYHQLEDGDQFSDEEEYGGNDVLEINDAVDSFTVETKILTHQSKLVSSFLTINEDLCNGAEDLRVSIIFLPFHKHQRIDGIMENSMEEIRTINQKVIRHAPCSVGIFVDRGQTGFQQPHGSPSMQNIVTLFFGGPDDREALACSKRISMHNQVSLTVIRFIPTSSRHSSWINDASHKDEEVIMAISNVGTENEIDNAFVETFYNRYVAQGKAGFVEKYVSDGVETVAALREIADMYSLFIVGKGGRGNSPLTTGMSDWEECPELGLVGDLLASSEMNIGGSILVIQRDRHSEPERGGGLLDD from the exons ATGGAGGCAACGGAACAATTAATGTGTCGACCAGTGGACGCATTTAACCCCTTGATCACAACAAGCTTTCAGGTTTCCTGCATTCTCGTTATTTCTCATATCTTTCACCTTCTCTTGAAACCCATTGGACAACCAGGACCTGTTGCGCAACTTCTT GCTGGTGTTGTTGTAGGTCCCTCGTTTTTGTCCCGTATAGACAGAGTTGAAGAATTCTTCATTCAGGCTTCTTCTGCAAAGTACTACCAGtttttctcattcatttgtCGAATGCTTTTTATGTTCTCGATTGGGTTGGAAGCAGATATGCCTTATTTAAAGCGCAACTTTCGCGTTGTAAGTATCATTGCAGGAGGGGGTTCCATCCTGGCCTGCATCTTTGGTGGACCTCTCTTCTGGTTGCTCACCAAGGTATTCAGAGTCACTACCGAGCGATTTTCGTTTTACCTGCTTATCCTGACAGTCTTAGCAAATTCAGCCTCCCCTATCGTGTTTCGGTTGGTTGCAGAAACCAAGTCTGACACTGCTGATTTAGGACGATTGGCAATTTATTCTTCCTTGGTCAATGAAATGTCTTGTGTGGTAGTCGTTTGTACGCTCAAAGCATTCACCTCCTTCTCTAAATTTGGAGGTGCAATCCTCATTGCTCTTTTCACTCTGGTACTAATCATTGTGAACAAGTATCTgtcatactttttcaacagAAGGAACAGGAATAACAGATTCGTTACAAACAGCGAAGTTTTCGTTATTATCTTTCTTCTTGCATGTCTCTCTTTGTTTGTGGAATGGATTGGCTACACAGCTATAACCTGTTGTTTCCTGGTTGGCCTGATGTTCCCTAGAGAGGGCAAAACAGCTCGGACATTGTTGCACAAACTCACTTACGCTGTAAATACCTTCATTCTTCCGGTGTACTTTGGCTACACAGGGTTCCAATTTGATCTAAGCACTCTTAATAACAAATTGGTTATTGCTCTCACTGTCCTCATGATCCTGGTGGGCGCTGGAACTAGAATTGCCGGCACTTTTGCTGCCTGTCATTACCTAAAGATCCCATGGAATGAGGCTCTGATCCTTGCTTTCTTACTCAACTTGAAAGGCAACTACGACCTTATACTCATTAGCACACCCCCGCAACCCAAA ATGGTCTGGGCTACAGATATTcacaattttcttttgacaGTAGTAGTCCTTGACACATTGATCATAGGGCCAGGAGTTGCCATTTTATTAAACAGAGAAGAGTCTTGTGCTCAGTACCCTACCACACTCGAAATACTTAATCCAGAGAGTGAGCTCCGAATGTTGGCTTGTGTATATGTCCCACGCCATGTTTCAGGGCATGTTAGCCTCATCTCAGCATTAGGTGGCAGCCCAAATGCACCCATCAAGCCATACCTGGTGCATCTGGTGGAGCttccaaagaaaagaaaaagcaaattGATGTACCATCAACTGGAAGATGGTGATCAATTCAGCGATGAGGAAGAGTACGGTGGAAATGATGTGCTAGAGATCAATGATGCTGTTGACTCCTTCACAGTAGAGACCAAAATTTTGACCCACCAAAGTAAACTTGTATCCTCCTTTCTAACCATAAACGAAGACCTGTGCAATGGTGCCGAGGACTTGCGTGTGTCTATTATATTCCTCCCGTTTCACAAGCACCAAAGGATCGATGGAATAATGGAGAACAGCATGGAGGAAATAAGGACTATAAACCAGAAGGTAATTCGCCATGCCCCATGTTCAGTAGGTATCTTTGTTGACCGAGGACAAACTGGGTTCCAACAACCGCATGGCTCTCCATCTATGCAAAACATAGTAACATTGTTCTTTGGTGGCCCTGATGATCGTGAGGCTTTAGCATGTAGCAAAAGAATTTCGATGCACAATCAAGTTAGTTTGACTGTCATCCGCTTCATACCAACATCGAGCAGACACAGTTCATGGATTAACGATGCATCCCACAAGGATGAGGAGGTCATCATGGCAATATCAAACGTGGGGACAGAGAACGAGATAGACAATGCCTTTGTGGAAACCTTTTATAACAG GTATGTGGCACAGGGTAAAGCTGGTTTCGTTGAGAAGTATGTGAGCGATGGGGTGGAGACGGTAGCTGCCCTAAGAGAAATTGCGGACATGTATTCATTGTTCATAGTTGGGAAGGGAGGGAGAGGGAATAGCCCCTTGACAACTGGTATGAGCGATTGGGAGGAGTGTCCAGAGCTTGGGTTGGTTGGGGATCTCTTGGCTTCTTCAGAAATGAACATTGGTGGTTCCATCTTGGTGATCCAACGGGATCGGCACTCAGAGCCAGAGAGAGGCGGAGGCCTCCTTGATGACTAA
- the LOC18614604 gene encoding cation/H(+) antiporter 1 isoform X2 codes for MEATEQLMCRPVDAFNPLITTSFQVSCILVISHIFHLLLKPIGQPGPVAQLLAGVVVGPSFLSRIDRVEEFFIQASSAKRGFHPGLHLWWTSLLVAHQETKSDTADLGRLAIYSSLVNEMSCVVVVCTLKAFTSFSKFGGAILIALFTLVLIIVNKYLSYFFNRRNRNNRFVTNSEVFVIIFLLACLSLFVEWIGYTAITCCFLVGLMFPREGKTARTLLHKLTYAVNTFILPVYFGYTGFQFDLSTLNNKLVIALTVLMILVGAGTRIAGTFAACHYLKIPWNEALILAFLLNLKGNYDLILISTPPQPKMVWATDIHNFLLTVVVLDTLIIGPGVAILLNREESCAQYPTTLEILNPESELRMLACVYVPRHVSGHVSLISALGGSPNAPIKPYLVHLVELPKKRKSKLMYHQLEDGDQFSDEEEYGGNDVLEINDAVDSFTVETKILTHQSKLVSSFLTINEDLCNGAEDLRVSIIFLPFHKHQRIDGIMENSMEEIRTINQKVIRHAPCSVGIFVDRGQTGFQQPHGSPSMQNIVTLFFGGPDDREALACSKRISMHNQVSLTVIRFIPTSSRHSSWINDASHKDEEVIMAISNVGTENEIDNAFVETFYNRYVAQGKAGFVEKYVSDGVETVAALREIADMYSLFIVGKGGRGNSPLTTGMSDWEECPELGLVGDLLASSEMNIGGSILVIQRDRHSEPERGGGLLDD; via the exons ATGGAGGCAACGGAACAATTAATGTGTCGACCAGTGGACGCATTTAACCCCTTGATCACAACAAGCTTTCAGGTTTCCTGCATTCTCGTTATTTCTCATATCTTTCACCTTCTCTTGAAACCCATTGGACAACCAGGACCTGTTGCGCAACTTCTT GCTGGTGTTGTTGTAGGTCCCTCGTTTTTGTCCCGTATAGACAGAGTTGAAGAATTCTTCATTCAGGCTTCTTCTGCAAA GAGGGGGTTCCATCCTGGCCTGCATCTTTGGTGGACCTCTCTTCTGGTTGCTCACCAAG AAACCAAGTCTGACACTGCTGATTTAGGACGATTGGCAATTTATTCTTCCTTGGTCAATGAAATGTCTTGTGTGGTAGTCGTTTGTACGCTCAAAGCATTCACCTCCTTCTCTAAATTTGGAGGTGCAATCCTCATTGCTCTTTTCACTCTGGTACTAATCATTGTGAACAAGTATCTgtcatactttttcaacagAAGGAACAGGAATAACAGATTCGTTACAAACAGCGAAGTTTTCGTTATTATCTTTCTTCTTGCATGTCTCTCTTTGTTTGTGGAATGGATTGGCTACACAGCTATAACCTGTTGTTTCCTGGTTGGCCTGATGTTCCCTAGAGAGGGCAAAACAGCTCGGACATTGTTGCACAAACTCACTTACGCTGTAAATACCTTCATTCTTCCGGTGTACTTTGGCTACACAGGGTTCCAATTTGATCTAAGCACTCTTAATAACAAATTGGTTATTGCTCTCACTGTCCTCATGATCCTGGTGGGCGCTGGAACTAGAATTGCCGGCACTTTTGCTGCCTGTCATTACCTAAAGATCCCATGGAATGAGGCTCTGATCCTTGCTTTCTTACTCAACTTGAAAGGCAACTACGACCTTATACTCATTAGCACACCCCCGCAACCCAAA ATGGTCTGGGCTACAGATATTcacaattttcttttgacaGTAGTAGTCCTTGACACATTGATCATAGGGCCAGGAGTTGCCATTTTATTAAACAGAGAAGAGTCTTGTGCTCAGTACCCTACCACACTCGAAATACTTAATCCAGAGAGTGAGCTCCGAATGTTGGCTTGTGTATATGTCCCACGCCATGTTTCAGGGCATGTTAGCCTCATCTCAGCATTAGGTGGCAGCCCAAATGCACCCATCAAGCCATACCTGGTGCATCTGGTGGAGCttccaaagaaaagaaaaagcaaattGATGTACCATCAACTGGAAGATGGTGATCAATTCAGCGATGAGGAAGAGTACGGTGGAAATGATGTGCTAGAGATCAATGATGCTGTTGACTCCTTCACAGTAGAGACCAAAATTTTGACCCACCAAAGTAAACTTGTATCCTCCTTTCTAACCATAAACGAAGACCTGTGCAATGGTGCCGAGGACTTGCGTGTGTCTATTATATTCCTCCCGTTTCACAAGCACCAAAGGATCGATGGAATAATGGAGAACAGCATGGAGGAAATAAGGACTATAAACCAGAAGGTAATTCGCCATGCCCCATGTTCAGTAGGTATCTTTGTTGACCGAGGACAAACTGGGTTCCAACAACCGCATGGCTCTCCATCTATGCAAAACATAGTAACATTGTTCTTTGGTGGCCCTGATGATCGTGAGGCTTTAGCATGTAGCAAAAGAATTTCGATGCACAATCAAGTTAGTTTGACTGTCATCCGCTTCATACCAACATCGAGCAGACACAGTTCATGGATTAACGATGCATCCCACAAGGATGAGGAGGTCATCATGGCAATATCAAACGTGGGGACAGAGAACGAGATAGACAATGCCTTTGTGGAAACCTTTTATAACAG GTATGTGGCACAGGGTAAAGCTGGTTTCGTTGAGAAGTATGTGAGCGATGGGGTGGAGACGGTAGCTGCCCTAAGAGAAATTGCGGACATGTATTCATTGTTCATAGTTGGGAAGGGAGGGAGAGGGAATAGCCCCTTGACAACTGGTATGAGCGATTGGGAGGAGTGTCCAGAGCTTGGGTTGGTTGGGGATCTCTTGGCTTCTTCAGAAATGAACATTGGTGGTTCCATCTTGGTGATCCAACGGGATCGGCACTCAGAGCCAGAGAGAGGCGGAGGCCTCCTTGATGACTAA
- the LOC18614604 gene encoding cation/H(+) antiporter 2 isoform X3 gives MEATEQLMCRPVDAFNPLITTSFQVSCILVISHIFHLLLKPIGQPGPVAQLLAGVVVGPSFLSRIDRVEEFFIQASSAKYYQFFSFICRMLFMFSIGLEADMPYLKRNFRVVSIIAGGGSILACIFGGPLFWLLTKVFRVTTERFSFYLLILTVLANSASPIVFRLVAETKSDTADLGRLAIYSSLVNEMSCVVVVCTLKAFTSFSKFGGAILIALFTLVLIIVNKYLSYFFNRRNRNNRFVTNSEVFVIIFLLACLSLFVEWIGYTAITCCFLVGLMFPREGKTARTLLHKLTYAVNTFILPVYFGYTGFQFDLSTLNNKLVIALTVLMILVGAGTRIAGTFAACHYLKIPWNEALILAFLLNLKGNYDLILISTPPQPKMVWATDIHNFLLTVVVLDTLIIGPGVAILLNREESCAQYPTTLEILNPESELRMLACVYVPRHVSGHVSLISALGGSPNAPIKPYLVHLVELPKKRKSKLMYHQLEDGDQFSDEEEYGGNDVLEINDAVDSFTVETKILTHQSKLVSSFLTINEDLCNGAEDLRVSIIFLPFHKHQRIDGIMENSMEEIRTINQKVIRHAPCSVGIFVDRGQTGFQQPHGSPSMQNIVTLFFGGPDDREALACSKRISMHNQVSLTVIRFIPTSSRHSSWINDASHKDEEVIMAISNVGTENEIDNAFVETFYNRVKLVSLRSM, from the exons ATGGAGGCAACGGAACAATTAATGTGTCGACCAGTGGACGCATTTAACCCCTTGATCACAACAAGCTTTCAGGTTTCCTGCATTCTCGTTATTTCTCATATCTTTCACCTTCTCTTGAAACCCATTGGACAACCAGGACCTGTTGCGCAACTTCTT GCTGGTGTTGTTGTAGGTCCCTCGTTTTTGTCCCGTATAGACAGAGTTGAAGAATTCTTCATTCAGGCTTCTTCTGCAAAGTACTACCAGtttttctcattcatttgtCGAATGCTTTTTATGTTCTCGATTGGGTTGGAAGCAGATATGCCTTATTTAAAGCGCAACTTTCGCGTTGTAAGTATCATTGCAGGAGGGGGTTCCATCCTGGCCTGCATCTTTGGTGGACCTCTCTTCTGGTTGCTCACCAAGGTATTCAGAGTCACTACCGAGCGATTTTCGTTTTACCTGCTTATCCTGACAGTCTTAGCAAATTCAGCCTCCCCTATCGTGTTTCGGTTGGTTGCAGAAACCAAGTCTGACACTGCTGATTTAGGACGATTGGCAATTTATTCTTCCTTGGTCAATGAAATGTCTTGTGTGGTAGTCGTTTGTACGCTCAAAGCATTCACCTCCTTCTCTAAATTTGGAGGTGCAATCCTCATTGCTCTTTTCACTCTGGTACTAATCATTGTGAACAAGTATCTgtcatactttttcaacagAAGGAACAGGAATAACAGATTCGTTACAAACAGCGAAGTTTTCGTTATTATCTTTCTTCTTGCATGTCTCTCTTTGTTTGTGGAATGGATTGGCTACACAGCTATAACCTGTTGTTTCCTGGTTGGCCTGATGTTCCCTAGAGAGGGCAAAACAGCTCGGACATTGTTGCACAAACTCACTTACGCTGTAAATACCTTCATTCTTCCGGTGTACTTTGGCTACACAGGGTTCCAATTTGATCTAAGCACTCTTAATAACAAATTGGTTATTGCTCTCACTGTCCTCATGATCCTGGTGGGCGCTGGAACTAGAATTGCCGGCACTTTTGCTGCCTGTCATTACCTAAAGATCCCATGGAATGAGGCTCTGATCCTTGCTTTCTTACTCAACTTGAAAGGCAACTACGACCTTATACTCATTAGCACACCCCCGCAACCCAAA ATGGTCTGGGCTACAGATATTcacaattttcttttgacaGTAGTAGTCCTTGACACATTGATCATAGGGCCAGGAGTTGCCATTTTATTAAACAGAGAAGAGTCTTGTGCTCAGTACCCTACCACACTCGAAATACTTAATCCAGAGAGTGAGCTCCGAATGTTGGCTTGTGTATATGTCCCACGCCATGTTTCAGGGCATGTTAGCCTCATCTCAGCATTAGGTGGCAGCCCAAATGCACCCATCAAGCCATACCTGGTGCATCTGGTGGAGCttccaaagaaaagaaaaagcaaattGATGTACCATCAACTGGAAGATGGTGATCAATTCAGCGATGAGGAAGAGTACGGTGGAAATGATGTGCTAGAGATCAATGATGCTGTTGACTCCTTCACAGTAGAGACCAAAATTTTGACCCACCAAAGTAAACTTGTATCCTCCTTTCTAACCATAAACGAAGACCTGTGCAATGGTGCCGAGGACTTGCGTGTGTCTATTATATTCCTCCCGTTTCACAAGCACCAAAGGATCGATGGAATAATGGAGAACAGCATGGAGGAAATAAGGACTATAAACCAGAAGGTAATTCGCCATGCCCCATGTTCAGTAGGTATCTTTGTTGACCGAGGACAAACTGGGTTCCAACAACCGCATGGCTCTCCATCTATGCAAAACATAGTAACATTGTTCTTTGGTGGCCCTGATGATCGTGAGGCTTTAGCATGTAGCAAAAGAATTTCGATGCACAATCAAGTTAGTTTGACTGTCATCCGCTTCATACCAACATCGAGCAGACACAGTTCATGGATTAACGATGCATCCCACAAGGATGAGGAGGTCATCATGGCAATATCAAACGTGGGGACAGAGAACGAGATAGACAATGCCTTTGTGGAAACCTTTTATAACAG GGTAAAGCTGGTTTCGTTGAGAAGTATGTGA
- the LOC18614605 gene encoding protein OBERON 4 produces the protein MKRLRSSDDLDSYEKNASKESNQNQNRSSSHRSSSSSGFYYKPSTASESNARTKSNLISSSLSRYDRDRSVADEDSGREKERERLVRKRSEHDFESFDRRKVGFDRYRESGSNSSSQHRSESFCGPRRDFPKGFRSERDRTRRESGSGSSWRRFGIDENRGSKVQLREVRDVKSPTWSRDSLGPGRLVGETREREDLRRRSSKSKSKSRSPTLSRDSGSEQSKSVGGGGGGEPKKSEETPVESETSSEMEEGEFDPEPQAETEPELATEGGVEKEGKECSHREVENEPGEMNSTVEVVEEGNKEMGNEKKDEGKEDDELQDCGKSMNGGSSGSGNKMDDVGGDEVRKEEGVKVGGECEENSSKDAVVQKSSCLEENSKDDKGIDLEVQVEECEAAESNKEVAVENGDHNVNMDVVEIGLSQNVKDKGKGVAVESTNVTDSAENSVWIERESKNVEVDMEGPSTRGFELFSCSPVRRVEKAEQSGLDKPKDEKLALESLDLSLSLPNVLLPIGARDTDAVPGSPSHGRSVQSLTNTFRTNSDGFTASMSFSGSQSFYHNPSCSLTQNSMDNYEQSVHSRPIFQGVDQVSQGAWQSQNESRHKDVPMFQRILMNGNVSFSQSQALQGIANSPAVQAQNIHSLEGSSKMPNGLERQLSFHKQNDVRSPSQSVGSHEIGSNYSFEKKRAMREKHGLYRSSSQKEQEQLLIGGADFVETVISKMVSEPMYVMARKFHEMTGQSIACLKESIREIMLNAEKHGQLRASQEALRSRSDLTLETLLKSHRAQLEILVALKTGLPEYLQVDNSISSSDLAEIFLNLRCRNLMCRSSVPVDECDCKVCSKKNGFCSACMCLVCSKFDMASNTCSWVGCDVCLHWCHADCGLRESYIRNGHGAAEMQFHCVACDHPSEMFGFVKEVFQNFAKEWTLETFSKELEYVKRVFSGSKDVRGKRLHEIANQMIVRLAKKSDLFEVYSQMMGFLTDSDSSKPSNTTVLSGKEQGKGINGIAGPSQDATWLKSVYSDKAPQLESSSSLLPSFHVERTERPDKHRLESELQRSAQKQSFLPELESFVRIKQEEAKMYQTRADDARREAEGLKRIAMAKNEKIEEEYMSRITKLRLVEAEEMRKQKFDEFQALDRAYREYNGMKTRMEADIKDLLLKMEATRRNLAM, from the exons ATGAAGCGATTGAGATCGAGCGACGATCTCGActcttatgaaaaaaatgCAAGTAAAGAATCGAATCAGAATCAGAATCGATCATCGTCTCATCGAAGCAGCAGTAGCAGCGGTTTCTATTATAAACCATCCACAGCCTCCGAAAGCAACGCCCGCACCAAAAGCAATTTGATCTCATCTTCTTTGTCACGGTATGATCGAGACCGATCCGTGGCTGATGAGGATAGCGGCAGGGAGAAGGAAAGGGAGAGGCTGGTCCGGAAGCGATCAGAGCACGATTTTGAGAGCTTTGATAGGCGAAAAGTAGGGTTTGATCGGTACAGAGAGAGTGGTAGTAATAGTAGCAGCCAACATAGGTCGGAGAGCTTCTGCGGGCCTCGCAGGGATTTTCCGAAGGGATTCCGATCAGAAAGGGATCGCACTCGGCGTGAAAGTGGGAGCGGGAGCTCGTGGCGCAGGTTCGGAATTGATGAGAATAGAGGGAGTAAGGTGCAACTGAGGGAGGTTAGGGATGTGAAGTCACCAACGTGGTCGAGGGATTCTTTGGGGCCAGGGAGGTTGGTTGGGGAAACAAGGGAGAGAGAGGATTTGAGGAGGAGGAGCTCCAAGTCTAAGTCTAAGTCAAGGTCGCCAACATTGTCAAGGGATTCAGGTAGTGAGCAGTCTAAGAGTGTTGGTGGCGGTGGTGGTGGAGAACCTAAGAAGAGTGAGGAAACACCGGTTGAGAGTGAGACTAGTAGTGAAATGGAGGAAGGTGAGTTTGATCCTGAGCCTCAAGCTGAGACTGAGCCTGAATTGGCTACTGAAGGTGGGGTCGAAAAAGAGGGGAAAGAGTGTAGTCATAGAGAAGTGGAGAATGAGCCAGGTGAGATGAATTCAACTGTGGAGGTTGTAGAGGAGGGCAATAAGGAGATGGggaatgaaaagaaagatgaagGGAAGGAAGATGATGAGTTGCAGGATTGTGGAAAGAGTATGAATGGTGGAAGTAGTGGTAGTGGGAATAAGATGGATGATGTGGGTGGTGATGAAGTTCGAAAGGAGGAAGGTGTGAAGGTTGGTGGTGAATGTGAGGAAAATAGTAGTAAAGATGCAGTTGTGCAGAAGTCATCCTGTTTGGAAGAGAACTCTAAGGACGATAAAGGGATCGATCTTGAGGTGCAGGTTGAGGAATGTGAGGCAGCAGAGTCTAATAAGGAAGTTGCAGTGGAAAATGGTGATCACAACGTGAATATGGATGTGGTAGAGATAGGTTTGAGTCAGAATGTCAAGGATAAAGGGAAAGGTGTTGCTGTTGAATCCACAAATGTTACTGATTCTGCAGAAAATAGTGTATGGATTGAAAGGGAATCGAAAAATGTGGAAGTTGATATGGAAGGGCCTAGTACCAGGGGTTTTGAGTTGTTCTCTTGCTCTCCTGTTAGGAGAGTGGAAAAGGCAGAGCAATCAGGTCTTGATAAGCCAAAAGATGAGAAACTGGCATTGGAGTCACTTGATCTTTCTCTTAGTTTACCAAATGTGCTGTTGCCTATTGGTGCTCGAGATACAGATGCAGTTCCTGGCTCCCCTAGCCATGGTAGGAGTGTACAGTCCTTGACCAATACATTTCGTACCAACTCTGATGGGTTTACTGCATCCATGTCTTTTTCCGGTTCTCAGTCATTTTACCATAATCCAAGTTGTTCTTTGACTCAGAATTCCATGGATAACTATGAACAATCTGTTCACAGTCGCCCCATATTTCAGGGAGTTGATCAAGTTTCTCAAGGAGCATGGCAGTCTCAGAATGAGTCAAGGCATAAAGATGTTCCCATGTTTCAGAGAATTTTGATGAATGGAAATGTCTCTTTCAGTCAATCTCAAGCATTACAGGGCATTGCAAATAGTCCAGCTGTCCAAGCACAAAATATTCACTCTTTAGAAGGAAGCTCAAAGATGCCCAATGGACTTGAGAGGCAGTTAAGTTTTCATAAACAGAATGATGTCAGGTCTCCTTCACAGAGTGTTGGATCTCATGAAATCGGTTCAAATTATAGCTTTGAGAAGAAGCGAGCCATGAGGGAGAAGCATGGTTTATATAGGAGCAGTAGCCAGAAAGAGCAAGAACAACTTCTGATAGGTGGAGCCGATTTTGTTGAGACAGTAATAAGCAAGATGGTTTCTGAGCCTATGTATGTCATGGCTAGGAAGTTTCATGAAATGACTGGACAATCAATAGCATGTCTAAAAGAGAGCATTCGCGAGATTATGTTAAATGCAGAAAAGCATGGACAACTTCGTGCATCTCAGGAAGCCCTACGAAGCCGGTCTGATTTAACACTGGAAACACTGCTAAAATCGCATCGGGCTCAATTGGAGATCTTGGTTGCGTTGAAAACTGGTCTGCCTGAGTATCTTCAGGTGGACAACAGCATTTCATCTTCTGATTTGGCTGAGATCTTTCTGAACTTAAGATGCAGAAATCTTATGTGTCGGAGTTCTGTGCCTGTGGATGAATGTGATTGCAAGGTTTGCTCAAAGAAGAATGGTTTTTGCAGTGCTTGTATGTGTCTTGTGTGTTCAAAGTTTGACATGGCATCTAATACTTGTagttgggttggttgtgatgtgtGTCTTCACTGGTGCCATGCGGATTGTGGATTAAGGGAATCTTATATTAGGAATGGACATGGTGCAGCTGAGATGCAGTTTCATTGTGTTGCCTGTGATCATCCTTCTGAGATGTTTGGCTTTGTAAAGGAGGTTTTTCAGAATTTTGCAAAGGAATGGACGCTTGAAACTTTTTCCAAAGAACTTGAATATGTCAAGAGGGTCTTCTCTGGCAGCAAAGATGTGAGAGGGAAACGGCTGCATGAAATTGCAAATCAAATGATTGTTAGATTGGCCAAAAAGTCTGACCTTTTTGAGGTTTATAGTCAGATGATGGGTTTCCTGACTG ACAGTGATTCTTCCAAGCCTAGTAACACTACTGTTTTGTCCGGAAAGGAACAAGGTAAAGGAATCAATGGGATAGCTGGGCCTAGTCAGGATGCTACATGGCTCAAATCTGTTTATTCAGATAAAGCTCCTCAACTGGAAAGTTCATCTAGCCTACTTCCTAGTTTCCATGTTGAACGAACTGAGCGGCCTGACAAACACCGCTTGGAGTCAGAGTTGCAGAGGAGTGCACAAAAGCAATCATTTTTGCCTGAGCTGGAGAGCTTCGTAAGAATCAAACAGGAAGAGGCCAAAATGTACCAAACACGTGCTGATGATGCAAGAAGAGAAGCTGAAGGCCTGAAACGAATTGCAATGGCGAAGAATGAAAAGATTGAAGAAGAGTATATGAGTAGAATCACAAAGTTACGCTTGGTTGAGGCGGAAGAAATGCGGAAACAAAAGTTTGACGAATTCCAAGCTCTAGACAGAGCTTATAGGGAATACAATGGTATGAAGACAAGAATGGAAGCCGATATTAAAgatcttttgttgaaaatggaAGCCACAAGACGAAACCTTGCCATGTGA